One genomic window of Arachis stenosperma cultivar V10309 chromosome 10, arast.V10309.gnm1.PFL2, whole genome shotgun sequence includes the following:
- the LOC130954637 gene encoding methyl jasmonate esterase 1-like, protein MTSSVGEDKRVVLVGHSLGGLAISHAMEHFPHKISVAVFVTAFMPGPTTNISAMYQMAFSNSGSLLDNHYTYDEGHNKPATTFAFGPHYLASRLYQLSSKQDWNLATTLVRPLKLFSNKDITKVLTLSHTKYSSVSRIFVVSEKDLVVSPNLQRWMIEHNPPNRVVEIAGSDHMIMMSKPIDLCLQLQSIAANYD, encoded by the exons ATGACTTCATCAGTGGGTGAAGATAAAAGAGTGGTTCTTGTTGGTCATAGCCTTGGTGGCTTGGCCATATCCCATGCCATGGAACATTTTCCTCACAAGATTTCTGTGGCAGTCTTTGTCACTGCTTTCATGCCTGGTCCAACAACCAACATATCCGCCATGTATCAAATG gcATTTAGCAACTCAGGATCATTGTTGGATAATCACTACACTTACGATGAAGGGCACAATAAACCAGCCACAACATTTGCATTTGGACCACACTACCTTGCATCAAGATTGTATCAGCTCAGTTCAAAACAG GATTGGAATCTGGCAACAACGTTGGTGAGACCATTGAAACTATTCAGCAACAAAGATATAACAAAAGTGTTAACCCTATCACACACAAAATATAGTTCTGTAAGTCGTATCTTTGTTGTGTCCGAAAAAGATCTTGTAGTGAGTCCAAATCTTCAACGATGGATGATTGAGCACAATCCCCCTAATCGTGTGGTTGAGATTGCTGGATCAGATCACATGATCATGATGTCCAAGCCCATAGACCTTTGCCTTCAACTACAATCTATTGCTGCTAATTATGACtga